From a region of the Fusarium verticillioides 7600 chromosome 9, whole genome shotgun sequence genome:
- a CDS encoding V-type H+-transporting ATPase subunit D, translating to MSGANDREAVFPTRQSLGIMKAKLKGAETGHSLLKRKSEALTKRFRGSYPRQTLHVTQTFRQRTDTR from the exons ATGTCAGGGGCCAAT GATCGCGAAGCCGTCTTTCCAACCCGGCAATCGCTGGGCATCATGAAGGCAAAGCTTAAAGGCGCAGAGACAGGCCATAGTTTATTGAAGCGAAAGAGTGAAGCTCTGACAAA ACGATTTCGAGGTTCATATCCCCGACAGACCCTTCACGTAACCCAAACCTTTCGCCAGCGTACTGATACCCGATAA
- a CDS encoding pre-mRNA-splicing factor syf-1: MAPIDHALNGARRQPQLHLVSNEDSVYEQDVLRDPGSVKPWLAYIEFKTHHGTILEQTYVMERACAQLPRSYKLWKLYLSFRVKHIAKLNPALFAAEYRKVNTLFEKALNLLHKMPRIWEMYLKFLTKQPLVTLTRRTFDRALRALPISQHNRIWAFYRPFANSAAGETAVKIWRRYMQVHPEDAEDFIELLTQTGLYTEAALKFIDVLNNARFNSKHGKGHYELWSEMVDLIVEHAAEIETGYETGIDAERIIRSGISRFADQRGKLWSGLATYWIRRGSFERARDVFEEGITTVMTVRDFTLIFEAYTEFEESIIGALMEVASARAEKGIEDENADFELDIRMMRFEQLMDRRPFLLNDVLLRQNPNNVPEWEKRVALWGDNKKEVAKTYTDAIAAIQPKRAVGAFHQLWANYAKFYERGGDLRNARVIMEKATKVPFKSVAELADMWIEWAEMELRNENFDDAVRIMAKAVQAPKRSTVDYFDETLSPQQRVHKSWKLWSFYVDLVESVSTLDETKKVYERIFELRIATPQTVVNYANLLEEHKYYEESFKIYERGLDLFSYPVAFELWNLYLTKAVDRKIGIERLRDLFEQAVEDCPPKFAKTIYLMYGNLEEERGLARHAMRIYERATRAVADEDRADMFNFYITKSASNFGLTSTRPIYERAIAALPDVEAKDMCLKFADMEKRLGEIDRARAIYGHASQFCDPRTNPDFWTKWEQFEVQHGNEDTFKEMLRIKRSVQAQYNTDVNFIASQALARSQRRPGGADDAEITDAMAALERQSRAPQGFVAASTGPVGSTPAATTVTSNPDAIEIDGIDE; encoded by the exons ATGGCTCCGATTGATCACGCTCTAAATGGAGCGCGCAGACAGCCGCAACTGCATCTTGTA TCCAACGAAGATTCCGTTTACGAGCAAGATGTCCTTCGCGACCCTGGTAGTGTGAAGCCCTGGCTGGCATACATTGAGTTCAAAACACATCACGGAACCATCCTTGAGCAAACCTATGTGATGGAGCGAGCTTGCGCCCAATTGCCGCGTTCGTACAAGCTATGGAAACTG TATCTCTCGTTTCGGGTTAAGCATATTGCCAAGTTGAATCCAGCATTATTCGCCGCAGAATATCGCAAAGTCAACACCCTTTTCGAAAAGGCCCTCAATCTACTACACAAGATGCCACGGATATGGGAAATGTACCTCAAGTTCCTGACGAAACAACCTCTTGTTACTCTCACCCGACGGACATTCGACCGAGCTCTAAGAGCTCTTCCCATTTCTCAGCACAATCGTATTTGGGCCTTCTATCGCCCATTTGCGAACTCAGCCGCTGGCGAAACTGCTGTGAAAATTTGGCGGCGCTACATGCAGGTGCATcctgaagatgccgaggaCTTTATCGAACTACTGACTCAAACGGGGCTCTACACAGAGGCCGCGCTGAAATTTATAGATGTTCTTAACAACGCCAGGTTCAACAGCAAGCATGGGAAAGGCCATTATGAACTCTGGAGCGAAATGGTAGATCTTATTGTCGAACACGCCGCCGAAATCGAGACAGGATACGAAACTGGTATTGACGCCGAACGTATAATCCGAAGTGGTATCTCCAGATTTGCGGATCAAAGAGGGAAGCTGTGGTCAGGCCTCGCTACTTATTGGATCCGGAGAGGCAGCTTTGAACGGGCTCgcgatgtctttgaagagggGATTACAACGGTCATGACAGTGAGAGACTTCACCCTTATCTTCGAGGCTTACACCGAATTTGAAGAGTCTATCATCGGTGCTCTCATGGAGGTTGCGTCTGCAAGGGCCGAGAAAGGGATAGAAGACGAAAACGCGGACTTCGAGCTAGATATCAGAATGATGCGCTTCGAACAGCTCATGGACAGGCGACCATTCCTCCTAAACGATGTCTTGCTACGCCAGAATCCAAACAACGTTCCAGAGTGGGAAAAGAGAGTTGCCCTTTGGGGCGATaacaagaaggaggttgcCAAGACGTACACGGACGCAATTGCGGCAATACAGCCAAAACGCGCTGTCGGAGCATTTCATCAGCTCTGGGCCAACTACGCAAAGTTTTATGAACGCGGAGGTGACCTGAGAAACGCTCGGgtcatcatggagaaggcGACCAAGGTGCCCTTCAAGTCAGTGGCAGAGCTTGCTGATATGTGGATTGAATGGGCAGAAATGGAATTACGAAATGAGAACTTCGACGACGCCGTCCGGATCATGGCCAAAGCAGTTCAAGCACCAAAACGCTCCACTGTGGACTACTTCGATGAGACTTTGTCACCGCAACAAAGAGTCCACAAGAGCTGGAAACTCTGGAGCTTCTACGTTGATCTCGTTGAAAGTGTGTCGACTTTGGATGAGACCAAAAAAGTGTACGAACGAATCTTTGAGCTCCGAATTGCAACACCTCAGACGGTTGTCAATTATGCCAATTTGCTTGAGGAACACAAATATTATGAGGAATCGTTCAAGATTTATGAGCGCGGCTTAGATCTATTCAGCTATCCCGTTGCTTTTGAGCTTTGGAACTTGTATCTTACTAAGGCTGTTGATCGGAAGATCGGGATAGAACGACTTCGCGATCTATTCGAGCAAGCCGTGGAAGATTGCCCCCCGAAGTTCGCAAAGACGATCTACCTCATGTATGGCAACTTGGAAGAGGAACGTGGCCTTGCCCGCCATGCGATGCGAATTTACGAGCGGGCCACACGAGCAGTCGCGGACGAAGACCGGGCTGACATGTTCAACTTCTATATCACCAAATCTGCCTCCAATTTCGGCCTGACGTCGACCAGACCAATTTATGAGAGGGCCATCGCTGCTCTCCCAGATGTCGAAGCTAAGGATATGTGCCTCAAATTTGCGGAcatggagaagaggctgggTGAGATTGACCGGGCTCGCGCTATCTATGGCCATGCATCGCAGTTCTGTGACCCTCGCACAAACCCTGACTTCTGGACAAAATGGGAGCAGTTCGAAGTGCAGCACGGTAACGAAGATACATTCAAAGAAATGTTACGTATCAAGCGAAGTGTTCAGGCCCAATACAACACGGACGTCAACTTTATTGCATCCCAAGCCCTTGCACGCAGCCAACGTCGTCCTGGAGGGGCAGACGATGCCGAGATAACGGATGCCATGGCGGCCCTGGAGAGGCAGTCCAGAGCACCGCAGGGGTTCGTAGCAGCCAGTACTGGTCCAGTTGGAAGCACACCAGCTGCCACGACAGTCACTTCAAATCCCGACGCCATTGAGAtcgatggcattgatgaATGA
- a CDS encoding mannan polymerase II complex ANP1 subunit: MPSYDLPGSNSKMMPRHHAAAFSNGYPRGNTFDISPHKFQPRTLTPAQRRRNKLLVRLCILAAILFAFSLWLWPSSPVASLVSFGLLSTGGAPELETVRYYDLTTVQGTARGWEREERILLCVPLRDAEAHLGMFFSHMRNLTYPHHLIDLAFLVSDSKDNTLKVLSESLEAIQADQDPKQPYGEISIIEKDFGQKVNQDVESRHGFAAQASRRKLMAQARNWLLSAALRPYHSWVYWRDVDVETAPFTILEDLMRHNKDVIVPNVWRPLPDWLGGEQPYDLNSWQESETALALADTLDEDAVIVEGYAEYATWRPHLAYLRDPFGDPDMEMEIDGVGGVSILAKAKVFRSGVHFPAFSFEKHAETEGFGKMSKRMGYSVIGLPHYTIWHLYEPSVDDIRHMEEMERERLAREKQEEEKKKNQQKIKEEYSDTRNEWEKDKQEMQNLAAQPKPVKDTQKAPSRDGLAQPHNQQPGSGNQAKAGSGNAAQGDIKAQVVKQEGNAARQEGKAVPDGDKRAAVGAQDVPQANPGAAQ, translated from the exons ATGCCATCCTATGACTTGCCAGGCTCCAATTCGAAGATGATGCCCCGGCATCATGCCGCCGCCTTTTCGAATGGCTATCCTCGTGGGAATACCTTTGACATCTCCCCTCACAA GTTCCAGCCGCGCACTTTGACGCCTGCCCAACGGCGTCGCAATAAACTTCTCGTCCGCCTATGCATTTTAGCGGCGATACTGTTCGCTTTTAGTCTCTGGCTTTGGCCCTCCAGCCCCGTGGCTTCGCTGGTATCTTTCGGGCTTCTGTCTACTGGTGGTGCACCAGAGCTCGAGACAGTTCGATACTACGACTTGACCACCGTCCAGGGCACTGCTCGTGGCTGGGAACGCGAAGAGCGGATTCTGTTATGTGTACCACTTCGTGATGCCGAAGCGCACTTGGGAATGTTCTTTTCTCATATGCGCAACCTCACATATCCGCACCACTTGATCGACCTGGCCTTTCTCGTGTCCGATTCCAAAGATAATACTCTAAAGGTTCTTTCTGAGAGTTTGGAGGCTATTCAAGCCGACCAGGATCCCAAGCAACCATACGGGGAGATCTCAATTATTGAGAAAGACTTCGGGCAGAAGGTCAACCAGGATGTTGAAAGTCGCCACGGATTCGCTGCCCAGGCCAGCCGACGAAAGCTGATGGCGCAAGCCCGAAATTGGCTCCTGAGCGCAGCTCTGCGGCCGTACCACTCCTGGGTTTATTGGCGTGACGTAGACGTTGAAACAGCACCTTTCACCATTTTGGAGGATCTCATGCGCCATAACAAGGACGTCATCGTTCCTA ATGTTTGGCGACCGTTGCCCGACTGGCTTGGCGGTGAACAGCCCTACGATCTGAACTCATGGCAGGAGTCTGAGACAGCTTTGGCCCTCGCCGACAcacttgatgaagatgctgtcaTTGTTGAAGGTTACGCCGAATATGCCACATGGCGTCCTCATTTAGCGTACCTCCGTGATCCTTTTGGTGATCCCgatatggaaatggaaattGACGGTGTTGGGGGTGTCAGTATTCTGGCAAAAGCCAAAGTCTTCCGATCCGGTGTTCACTTTCCAGCCTTCAGTTTCGAGAAGCACGCCGAGACAGAAGGTTTCGGCAAG ATGTCCAAGAGAATGGGGTACTCAGTCATTGGTCTACCTCATTATACCATCTGGCATTTGTATGAGCCTAGTGTGGATGATATCCGCCACATGGAG GAGATGGAGCGGGAACGACTTGCCCGGGAAaagcaggaggaagagaagaaaaagaaccAACAGAAGATCAAAGAAGAGTATAGTGACACCCGGAATGAGTGGGAGAAGGATAAGCAAGAGATGCAGAATCTGGCAGCTCAGCCAAAGCCCGTCAAAGACACACAGAAAGCTCCCAGCCGAGATGGGTTGGCCCAGCCCCATAATCAACAACCTGGTTCTGGTAACCAAGCCAAGGCGGGCTCGGGTAATGCCGCTCAAGGCGACATCAAAGCGCAAGTGGTCAAGCAGGAGGGTAACGcagcaagacaagaaggCAAAGCGGTTCCAGATGGAGACAAAcgagctgctgttggtgcaCAAGATGTGCCCCAAGCCAACCCAGGGGCCGCTCAATAA